In Tautonia marina, the sequence CGTACACGGAGAAGCCAGGCTACCGCGTGTCGGCAGATCTGGGCCTGGAGGAGTGCGACCCGAGCCGATTCGACGCGTTGGTACTCCCCGGAGGACGTGCGCCGGAGTATCTTCGGAACAAGCCGAAGGCGGTCGAAATTGTCCGGCACTTCCTTGAAACCGGCAAGCCGATCGCGGCCAATTGCCACGGCCCGCTGTTGCTCTTTGCCGCGGGATATGGCAAGGGGCAGACGATGACCTGCTTTCCCGACCTGGCTCCTGAGGTGCGGAGCGCGGGCGGGGAATTCGTCGACCGAGACGTCGTCGTGTCGGGGCCGGTGGTCACGGTTCGAGGCTGGCCCGACAATGGACCGTGGATGCGCGAGTTTGTCCGACAACTCAAGGCGAAGTGAATCGGAGGCCCCGAGAGGGACGGGCCTCAATCATCTTCGTAGAGCCGCGCGCCACTCGGGTTCGTTTCGACCTGATTATGGATCGCATCGTAGACTTCGCGGCGATGAACCGAGATGTCCTTGGGCGCTTCGATGCCCAGACGGACCTTATCGCCTCGGATCTCGACCACCGTGACGACGATGTGGTCGTTGATAATGATGCTCTCGTTCTTTTTCCGGGAAAGGACCAGCATCGCCAACCCTCATTCTGGTGCCGCAACAAAGGGAGGTCATCATGGACCGGGTTGGGATGAGCCCACGGCGCGGGCGAGAACACGTGCGTCCTGCCCGGAGAGGATGATCGAAACCCCTCTCTCCGTGCCAGCTACCCGTTAAACTCTAGATGGAGAGAAGGGAAAGGTCAAGGATTTGCGCCGATCTGGTCAACGACGTAAGCTTAGCGTTCTTCTTTCTTGCGATAGCGTTGGTAGAAGGCTCCCAGGCCCAGATCGTAAATTTCGGCCTCGATTTCGGTCTGAGACGGATGGGTGATCCCGTCGCGCAGCTCCTCGACAAGCAGTTCCACGAATTTTTCGCGGGCCCGTTGCAAAGTCTTGCGAAACGCTTCCGGACTGAGGTGTTCTCGGCTGCTCTGGGCGAGTTGCTCGGTCAGGTCCTCGATCGAAGCCTGGGGGTTTCGGATCCGAAGGTTGAGGACTCGGGCATAGCGGTTTTTGGGATTCTGGGCTTCGTACGTATCGAGCCGGGCGAGGACTCGCTTGATGACCGCTTCGCGCCAGACTCGGTCGTACTCGGCGTCGGGAACGGACGGATCGGGCAGTTCGCCGGGGGGGAGCGGCTGAAGTTTTCGACCTCGGAAGTGATCGATGATCAGGCGGTGAAGGACGGTGCGAAGGTAGTCTCGGAAGCGGCCCTTCGTGTTGTCGGCCCCGGCGAGTTTATGGTTCAGGAGCTTGATCCAGAACTCCTGAAGCACCTCGTCGGCGAGATTCGGATCGCGGAGCTTCAGGCGGAGGTAGCGTTCCACGGCATCGTGGTAGCGACCGATCAGATGGCGCATGGCTTCCCGACCTTCCGGGCCTTCCTCGTGGGCCGTTCGGACGAGGTGCCAGTCGGTCGGCAGTTCCGTCAGTCGCTCTGGGATCGCATCACTGGACATCACGGAAGCGTCGTCCTTCCAGATCAAGAAACCGCCACGCTCCGGAGCGATCTGGCGGCCCGGAAGCGTTCGGAACTCCATCCTCGGCGTGAGTCGTCGCGGAAGCAGGGAGTCGGAAGACCGGCGGTGAAGGTCCTGATCCTGCTCGGCCTGGTCAGGCGTGCCGGTTCCACGTGAAACGGGCACAGAGCGGCCGGCGGAACCGCGTCAGAAGATCAATCGACGCGCTCACTCAAGACCCTACGATACGATTGTACGAGCGGGTAGGGA encodes:
- a CDS encoding DJ-1/PfpI family protein; this encodes MKSILILTGDAGESQEIYYAKYRLEEEGWQVQIAAPERRTFLSVVHDFEPGFDTYTEKPGYRVSADLGLEECDPSRFDALVLPGGRAPEYLRNKPKAVEIVRHFLETGKPIAANCHGPLLLFAAGYGKGQTMTCFPDLAPEVRSAGGEFVDRDVVVSGPVVTVRGWPDNGPWMREFVRQLKAK
- the csrA gene encoding carbon storage regulator CsrA produces the protein MLVLSRKKNESIIINDHIVVTVVEIRGDKVRLGIEAPKDISVHRREVYDAIHNQVETNPSGARLYEDD
- a CDS encoding RNA polymerase sigma factor, with the protein product MEFRTLPGRQIAPERGGFLIWKDDASVMSSDAIPERLTELPTDWHLVRTAHEEGPEGREAMRHLIGRYHDAVERYLRLKLRDPNLADEVLQEFWIKLLNHKLAGADNTKGRFRDYLRTVLHRLIIDHFRGRKLQPLPPGELPDPSVPDAEYDRVWREAVIKRVLARLDTYEAQNPKNRYARVLNLRIRNPQASIEDLTEQLAQSSREHLSPEAFRKTLQRAREKFVELLVEELRDGITHPSQTEIEAEIYDLGLGAFYQRYRKKEER